A single region of the Epinephelus moara isolate mb chromosome 16, YSFRI_EMoa_1.0, whole genome shotgun sequence genome encodes:
- the brpf3b gene encoding bromodomain and PHD finger-containing protein 3 isoform X2, whose amino-acid sequence MRKPRRKGQVAIGGGADVKKSNGTAGGRGAARQRSPSPYSLKASPSRETLTYSQAQKVVEVELEGRLHRISILEPLEVITEDEMMAQDISECNSNKENSEQSSSPTSSAQTVRKPVTPRGRRKDSKCPPVKSPPPSKNHCPNSHPQTPEKSNASHHHHMTLPEPKFHVLETFTPVEAPPLPTAYYRYIERVAEDHETEAEYDMDEEDTAWLEMVNAGRTSEGYTAVTPDTFELLFDRLEEEAYREARSRAPSQSAIDDDAFCCVCLDDECLNSNVILFCDSCNLAVHQECYGVPYIPEGQWLCRCCLQSPQKPVDCVLCPNRGGAFKQTSDGRWAHVVCAIWIPEVCFANTVFLEPVEGVNNIPTARWKLTCYLCKQKGRGASIQCHKANCYTAFHVTCAQRAGLFMKIDPVRETNVNGTTFSVKKTAFCEAHSPPGQEAASDEENEGRVVGSRGRASRGRSAYTEGPTTPKKGRKGEDDAKMDKKKGKKSTESTAQHTASPQMTVPQIPTSRLNIICKGVLLQRKNQFMQRLHNYWLLKRQSRNGVALVRRLHSSVQSQRNTEQPEVDEKVSAAREALRYWQKLRHDLEKARLLVELIRKREKLKREQVKVHQAALELQLTPMLALLRSTLDQLQEKDTAQIFAQPVNIKEVPDYLEFISQPMDFSTMRSKLESHAYSSVADLEADFNLMVSNCLLYNSKDTVFHRVALRLRDLGGAILRHAQRQATNTGLDLTTGMHLSESPQKQDFYSCTWEDVDSVLDPDNRLHMTVEEQLKELLEKLDFVSSMRCSGARTRRIRLLRREINNIRYRQGQHPRHSLHNGHLKEDDEDDDDEEDDDKDAKADNGLLSSDKEDLKSTSPPTLEPTGPAPPPRHGDTPLDPPTLRPITREPQSPSWPCKRLKMDGDLSDSTTENMNCTKAQERPASPPPILHSEGQAVSNGLLELSAPPRPTTGGVGRRTSVLFKKAKNGAKLFRERENPLLNGKGQQDNAPSAPNSTASTPSSTPLSTPSKTPQKSPGPPTLNEQCTPSQDICSDSELEKTPNHTLESGLTNGFNKHKDGGSDSEYSPCPVLHKEISTPKRSLGKPALSKVPFLEIVNGDSDYTGSGGQMSEDTTELEPLDLVWAKCRGYPSYPALIIDPDTPEEGLLHNGVPIPVPPKDVLCLGEQRQEETNERLYLVLFFDNKRTWQWLPRDKVTPLGADDTADKLRIMEGRKSSIRKSVQVAYDRAMIHQSRVSHSQGFVASNYL is encoded by the exons ATGAGGAAGCCACGTCGAAAAGGCCAGGTGGCCATAGGAGGTGGAGCTGATGTCAAGAAGTCCAATGGGACAGCTGGGGGGCGTGGGGCTGCCCGCCAGCGATCACCATCCCCTTACAGCCTCAAAGCATCTCCAAGTAGAGAAACCCTGACTTACTCCCAGGCCCAGAAGGTGGTAGAGGTGGAACTGGAAGGTAGACTTCACCGCATTTCTATTCTGGAGCCCTTGGAGGTCATTACTGAAGATGAGATGATGGCTCAGGACATTAGTGAGTGTAACAGCAACAAAGAGAACAGTGAGCAGTCATCATCTCCCACCAGCAGTGCCCAAACAGTCCGCAAGCCTGTCACACCCCGGGGCCGCAGGAAAGATTCCAAATGTCCTCCTGTCAAGTCCCCTCCACCTTCCAAGAACCACTGCCCCAATTCTCATCCACAAACACCTGAAAAGTCTAACGCATCACACCATCACCACATGACCCTCCCTGAACCTAAGTTTCATGTGCTGGAAACCTTCACGCCAGTTGAGGCACCTCCTCTGCCTACAGCATATTACCGTTACATTGAACGCGTAGCTGAGGATCATGAAACTGAGGCAGAATATGACATGGACGAGGAAGACACTGCCTGGCTGGAGATGGTCAATGCTGGCAGAACATCGGAAGGTTACACAGCTGTCACACCAGACACCTTTGAGCTGCTGTTTGACCGGCTAGAGGAGGAGGCATACCGAGAAGCCCGCAGCCGGGCACCCTCTCAGAGTGCTATTGACGATGATGCCTTCTGCTGCGTGTGCCTGGATGATGAGTGCCTCAACAGCAACGTCATCCTCTTCTGCGACTCCTGCAACCTGGCTGTGCATCAGGAGTGTTACGGCGTGCCCTACATCCCCGAAGGCCAGTGGCTGTGCCGCTGTTGCCTCCAGTCCCCTCAGAAACCTGTTGACTGTGTTCTATGTCCGAACCGTGGCGGCGCCTTCAAGCAAACAAGTGACGGCCGCTGGGCACATGTGGTCTGCGCCATCTGGATCCCTGAAGTCTGTTTTGCTAACACAGTGTTTCTGGAACCAGTGGAAGGGGTCAATAACATCCCCACAGCACGATGGAAACTGACCTGCTACCTATGCAAGCAGAAGGGCCGTGGTGCATCAATTCAGTGCCACAAGGCTAACTGTTACACTGCATTTcatgtcacatgtgctcagcgTGCTGGCCTGTTTATGAAGATTGATCCTGTGCGAGAGACAAATGTTAATGGGACCACATTCTCTGTTAAGAAGACAGCATTCTGTGAGGCCCATTCACCACCAGGACAAGAGGCCGCCTCAGATGAGGAGAATGAAGGAAGAGTGGTGGGCAGTAGAGGGAGGGCTAGTAGAGGACGGAGTGCCTACACAGAGGGCCCTACAACACCGAAGAAAGGCAGGAAGGGTGAAGATGATGCCAAGATGGAtaaaaagaaagggaagaagAGCACAGAGTCAACAGCACAACACACTGCTTCACCACAAATGACAGTGCCTCAGATACCCACAAGCAG GCTGAATATCATCTGTAAAGGAGTCCTCTTACAGAGGAAAAACCAGTTCATGCAGAGGCTGCATAACTACTGGCTACTGAAGCGCCAGTCAAGGAATGGTGTGGCACTGGTCCGACGTTTGCACTCTAGTGTCCAGTCCCAAAGGAATACCGAACAG CCTGAGGTGGATGAGAAGGTTTCTGCTGCAAGAGAAGCACTGAGATATTGGCAGAAACTGCGCCACGATCTTGAAAAGGCCAGGCTGTTGGTGGAGCTCATCCGGAAGAGGGAGAAACTCAAACGTGAACAG GTCAAAGTTCACCAGGCAGCTCTGGAGCTGCAGTTGACTCCAATGTTGGCGCTGCTCCGCTCCACTCTGGACCAACTACAGGAGAAGGACACAGCTCAGATCTTTGCACAGCCAGTCAACATCAAGGAG GTCCCAGACTACCTGGAGTTCATCAGCCAGCCCATGGACTTTTCCACCATGCGCTCTAAGCTGGAGAGTCATGCCTACAGCTCAGTGGCTGACCTGGAGGCCGACTTTAACCTGATGGTGTCCAACTGCCTCCTCTACAACAGCAAGGACACAGTCTTCCACAGGGTAGCGCTGCGTCTGCGAGACTTAGGTGGAGCAATACTGCGCCATGCCCAACGGCAAGCCACCAACACCGGCCTGGACCTGACCACCGGCATGCACCTCTCAGAATCACCGCAGAAACAAGACTTCTACAGCTGCACCTGGGAGGATG TTGACAGCGTGCTGGATCCAGACAACCGGCTTCATATGACAGTGGAGGAACAGCTGAAGGAGCTGTTAGAAAAGCTGGACTTTGTCAGCTCCATGCGATGCAGTGGCGCCCGGACTCGACGCATCCGCCTGCTTCGTCGTGAGATCAACAACATCCGCTACAGGCAGGGCCAACACCCCCGCCACAGCCTTCACAATGGACATCTGAAGGAAGACGACGAggacgatgatgatgaggaagatGACGACAAAGACGCCAAGGCAGATAATGGCCTTTTGTCATCAGACAAGG AAGACCTCAAATCTACTTCGCCCCCAACACTGGAACCCACAGGGCCGGCTCCACCTCCACGACATGGGGACACACCTCTGGATCCTCCCACCCTGCGGCCAATCACACGGGAGCCCCAATCCCCCAGCTGGCCCTGCAAACGGCTTAAGATGGACGGAGACCTCTCAGACAGCACCACAGAGAACATGAATTGCACTAAAGCACAGGAGCGGCCGGCATCGCCGCCTCCCATTTTGCACAGTGAAGGACAAGCAGTATCCAACGGCCTGCTGGAGCTCAGCGCACCCCCCCGGCCAACCACAGGGGGAGTTGGACGACGAACCTCTGTATTGttcaaaaaggcaaaaaatggaGCTAAGCtgttcagagagagagaaaatccTTTGCTGAACGGAAAGGGGCAGCAGGACAACGCCCCATCAGCACCCAACTCCACAGCTAGTACCCCATCCTCCACACCTTTGTCCACTCCCTCCAAGACCCCACAGAAAAGCCCTGGACCACCCACCCTTAATGAACAATGCACCCCCAGTCAAGACATATGCTCAGATAGTGAGCTGGAGAAGACACCAAATCATACACTGGAAAGTG GACTGACCAACGGCTTCAACAAGCACAAAGACGGCGGGTCCGACTCTGAGTACAGCCCTTGTCCAGTCCTGCACAAAGAAAT CTCAACACCCAAACGAAGCCTCGGGAAACCAGCTCTTTCCAAAGTTCCCTTTCTGGAGATAGTCAACGGAGACTCAGATTACACTG GCAGCGGCGGCCAAATGTCTGAGGACACAACCGAGCTGGAGCCTCTAGATCTGGTGTGGGCCAAGTGTCGGGGATATCCTTCCTATCCTGCTCTG ATCATCGACCCAGACACGCCCGAGGAGGGCCTGCTGCACAATGGGGTGCCTATCCCCGTCCCACCCAAAGATGTCCTCTGTCTGGGGGagcagagacaggaagagaccaACGAGAGGCTCTACCTGGTGCTCTTCTTTGACAACAAGCGCACATG GCAGTGGCTCCCACGTGACAAGGTGACACCTTTGGGTGCAGATGACACGGCAGACAAGCTGCGCATAATGGAGGGCCGCAAGTCCAGCATCCGCAAGTCTGTCCAGGTGGCGTACGACCGCGCCATGATCCACCAGAGCCGAGTCAGCCACAGCCAAGGCTTTGTGGCCTCCAACTATCTGTAG